One Edaphobacter flagellatus genomic region harbors:
- a CDS encoding FAD-dependent oxidoreductase: MAIEIVSSDDIRFENMVHGQNGRFPATVHDRASRIALCDNSDDVAEALERFVHQGLRPTVRSGGHCYEDFVDNNPGGAIIDVSMISGTEPPANGPKYRLGAGATLGRAYADLYKRALVTIPGGTCGPVGAGGHITGGGYGLLSRLHGVTPDWVSAVDVVTIDNAGKAHVIHADKHNNSDLLRACRGAGGGSFGIVTNFYFDTLPKAPTETLRGNISFDWDGMTEERFARLLYLFGNYWETRGQDPDTWGLFSIFNLSHRSSGHLSMSVTFVNPDGTVNDTRVVEEYLAVFDECKPVAEISRHPVMAEHHPESPAPSSPVCLAKHTLNKSSWIEANAPAGGGYGGGGNRRPANAPPPSRRHKYKSSYMRRGFTREEAAVFYKHLNRTIPGVDLAGCTVLSDSFGGAVNKKQLLEETSVAQRNSVLKCQFIASWAEPSQDEGHAQWIRDFFTELYGKSTAGARYNGTPFWSNEYEGCYINYPDADMVQHDYWPQLYYGTAGLHPFLQSVKKKYDPNNIFHHAMSIRA, translated from the coding sequence ATGGCTATTGAGATCGTTTCAAGCGACGACATCCGTTTCGAGAACATGGTTCACGGACAAAACGGACGCTTCCCTGCCACCGTTCACGACCGCGCCAGCCGTATTGCACTATGCGACAACAGCGATGACGTCGCCGAAGCCCTCGAGCGCTTCGTGCATCAGGGCCTGCGTCCCACCGTGCGTTCTGGCGGACACTGCTACGAAGACTTCGTCGATAACAATCCTGGCGGCGCGATCATCGACGTCAGCATGATCTCCGGCACCGAGCCGCCGGCCAACGGCCCGAAGTACCGTCTTGGCGCCGGAGCCACGCTCGGTCGCGCCTATGCCGACCTCTACAAGCGCGCGCTCGTCACCATCCCCGGAGGAACCTGCGGCCCTGTCGGCGCAGGCGGCCACATCACCGGAGGAGGCTACGGTCTTCTCTCCCGTCTGCATGGAGTCACACCGGACTGGGTCAGCGCCGTCGATGTCGTCACCATCGATAACGCAGGAAAGGCCCACGTAATTCATGCCGACAAGCACAACAACTCCGACCTGCTGCGTGCCTGCCGCGGCGCGGGAGGAGGCAGCTTCGGCATCGTCACCAACTTCTACTTCGACACGCTTCCCAAAGCCCCCACCGAAACACTGCGCGGAAACATCAGTTTCGACTGGGACGGCATGACCGAGGAGCGTTTTGCCCGCCTGCTCTACCTCTTCGGCAACTACTGGGAGACGCGCGGACAGGACCCCGATACCTGGGGACTGTTCTCCATCTTCAACCTCTCGCACCGCAGCTCCGGCCATCTGTCAATGAGCGTCACCTTCGTCAACCCCGACGGCACCGTCAACGACACGCGCGTCGTTGAGGAATACCTCGCCGTCTTCGATGAGTGCAAGCCCGTTGCCGAGATCTCGCGGCACCCGGTCATGGCCGAGCATCATCCTGAATCTCCCGCTCCCTCCAGCCCCGTTTGCCTCGCAAAGCACACGCTCAACAAGAGCAGCTGGATCGAAGCCAACGCTCCCGCTGGAGGAGGATATGGTGGTGGTGGAAACAGACGCCCGGCGAATGCTCCGCCGCCAAGCCGCCGCCACAAGTACAAATCCAGCTACATGCGCCGCGGCTTCACACGCGAAGAGGCTGCCGTCTTCTACAAGCACCTCAATCGCACCATCCCCGGAGTCGATCTCGCAGGTTGCACCGTGCTGTCAGACTCCTTCGGCGGAGCCGTCAACAAGAAGCAGCTCCTTGAAGAGACCTCTGTCGCGCAGCGCAACTCTGTTCTGAAGTGCCAGTTCATCGCCAGCTGGGCCGAGCCCTCGCAGGACGAAGGACACGCCCAGTGGATTCGCGACTTCTTCACCGAGCTCTACGGCAAGTCAACCGCCGGAGCGAGATACAACGGCACGCCCTTCTGGAGCAATGAGTACGAAGGCTGCTACATCAACTATCCCGACGCAGACATGGTGCAGCACGACTACTGGCCGCAGCTCTACTACGGCACAGCAGGTCTTCATCCATTCCTGCAAAGCGTCAAGAAGAAGTACGACCCCAACAACATCTTCCATCACGCGATGTCGATTCGCGCCTGA
- a CDS encoding VWA domain-containing protein: MMTFSMRFRRTAPVVLLLFGFAAALPYVAFAQSTQAPAQQQKPADDSAGPDTDSGPIVLKKKKEGEDANTPPPAPAAPAEPKIKNPNNETYSIRVDVPIVNLDVNVILDKTHQFVPGLKAGNFQVLEDGVPQTITSVRMAQTPITAVMLLEFAANSYYFIRDMQNASYSFFNTLKPDDYIAVITYDLKTHILTDFTNNKQVVGDAISSLMIPGFSDTNLFDALYETLDRLSRIEGRKYIVLIGTGRDTFSRITLDKILAKVKATPNVTIFTIGTGALVRELADSRGMMGPVTRLDYLQAENQMKTFAQMTGGLSFNPMFQGALPDIFSQINDSIRNEYVLTYRPTNNKNDGTYRRIQVKLVDNEGHPLQMQDEKHKPLKYSVIARDGYRAKQEVE, from the coding sequence ATGATGACTTTTTCGATGCGATTCCGCCGTACGGCCCCTGTCGTCCTTCTCCTGTTCGGGTTTGCTGCAGCCCTTCCGTATGTTGCGTTTGCGCAGAGTACACAGGCTCCGGCGCAACAGCAGAAGCCGGCGGACGATTCCGCGGGGCCAGATACGGATTCCGGGCCAATCGTGCTTAAAAAGAAAAAGGAGGGTGAGGATGCCAATACGCCTCCGCCCGCGCCGGCTGCACCTGCTGAGCCTAAGATAAAAAATCCTAATAACGAGACATACTCCATTCGTGTGGATGTGCCGATCGTCAATCTGGACGTCAACGTGATTCTCGACAAGACGCACCAGTTTGTTCCCGGGCTGAAGGCGGGAAACTTCCAGGTGCTGGAAGACGGCGTGCCGCAGACGATCACCAGTGTGCGCATGGCGCAGACACCAATTACGGCGGTGATGCTGCTGGAGTTTGCCGCGAACAGTTATTACTTCATCCGCGACATGCAAAATGCGTCGTACAGCTTTTTCAATACGCTGAAGCCGGATGATTACATCGCGGTCATTACGTATGACCTGAAGACGCACATCCTGACGGACTTCACGAACAACAAGCAGGTGGTCGGCGATGCGATTTCGTCGCTGATGATTCCGGGGTTTTCGGATACGAACCTTTTTGACGCGCTTTACGAGACGCTGGACAGGCTGAGCCGTATCGAAGGCCGCAAGTACATCGTGCTCATCGGTACGGGACGCGATACGTTTTCGCGCATTACGCTGGACAAGATACTCGCCAAGGTGAAGGCGACGCCGAATGTGACGATCTTTACGATCGGCACGGGTGCTCTGGTACGCGAGCTGGCCGATTCGCGCGGCATGATGGGCCCGGTGACACGGCTGGACTACCTGCAGGCGGAGAACCAGATGAAGACCTTCGCGCAGATGACGGGCGGACTAAGCTTCAACCCAATGTTTCAAGGTGCGCTGCCAGATATCTTTTCGCAGATCAACGACTCGATCCGCAACGAGTATGTGCTGACCTATAGGCCGACGAACAATAAGAACGACGGCACGTACCGGCGCATTCAGGTGAAGCTGGTCGACAATGAAGGCCACCCGTTGCAGATGCAGGACGAGAAGCACAAGCCTCTGAAGTATTCCGTGATTGCACGCGATGGATATCGCGCCAAGCAGGAAGTCGAGTAG
- a CDS encoding SpoIVB peptidase S55 domain-containing protein: protein MDDRKTRLLAPCLALALAVACAASALLAQTTSVSSPAASALPPTAAAAMGTSGMRVFPLSEIRRGQQGVAYTVFEGVNPEPMQVEILGVLKDSLGPGQDMILARLHGAKPEFTGVVAGMSGSPVYIDGRLVGALSYRIGQFSKEPIAGITPIEQMLEVRDGEIRPAAAKSSRPQTTEQASTVTKSGVEMQAMETPLVFSGFGQDVIDRFGDRFRAMGLTPVAGLGSADSKASQPEPLVPGSAVSAILVRGDLSVAGTCTVTYVDPTHLLACGHPITQYGPVDMPMTKANVVATLPSPLNAFKIVNTTETVGAFTEDRASAIMGRFGARARMIPVTVEVTQPPATSSAGAAAKTKTFRFEVLDNRQLTPSAMLVSVYQSLQGTNTAAAEMSYQLTGELSVAGQPTIHLAGMVAQNDLNPAAINAALFVNDRFSRVYGNALEQPVVTGLKLRMEGIPERRTAVIESARLSTIEARPGDTIEVEATIAPYQSEARVVRLKVPLPPDLSPGQIRVLISDGAAVDRIATGQGQQRAVGLADTVAQINRMHANDRIYVTLLDKTAQAVLDGQALPGLPLSMANVLAPLKDAQKMQLSGESMVEAASASTGYAISGSQVLNLTVR from the coding sequence ATGGACGATAGAAAGACGCGGTTGCTCGCCCCCTGCCTTGCCCTTGCCTTGGCCGTGGCCTGCGCTGCTTCCGCTTTGCTGGCACAAACCACCTCTGTATCTTCTCCCGCTGCATCCGCTCTGCCGCCGACAGCCGCAGCAGCCATGGGAACCAGCGGCATGCGCGTCTTCCCCCTCTCTGAGATTCGCCGCGGCCAGCAGGGCGTCGCGTACACCGTCTTCGAAGGCGTCAATCCCGAACCCATGCAGGTCGAAATCCTCGGCGTACTCAAGGACTCCCTCGGCCCCGGGCAGGACATGATCCTCGCTCGCCTGCACGGCGCCAAGCCTGAGTTCACCGGCGTCGTCGCCGGCATGAGCGGCAGCCCCGTCTACATCGACGGACGTCTCGTCGGCGCCCTCAGCTACCGCATCGGCCAGTTCAGCAAAGAACCCATCGCAGGCATCACGCCGATTGAGCAGATGCTCGAAGTACGCGACGGCGAGATTCGCCCCGCTGCGGCAAAAAGCTCAAGACCGCAAACCACCGAACAGGCTTCCACCGTTACCAAGTCAGGCGTCGAGATGCAGGCAATGGAAACACCTCTGGTCTTCAGCGGCTTCGGCCAGGACGTCATCGATCGCTTCGGCGACCGCTTCCGCGCTATGGGCCTCACACCCGTCGCAGGGCTGGGCAGTGCCGATTCAAAAGCCTCACAGCCCGAGCCGCTCGTCCCCGGTTCAGCCGTCAGCGCCATCCTCGTGCGCGGCGATCTCTCCGTCGCAGGCACATGCACCGTCACCTACGTCGACCCGACACATCTGCTTGCCTGCGGTCACCCCATCACACAATACGGCCCTGTCGATATGCCGATGACCAAGGCGAACGTGGTAGCAACATTGCCCTCGCCGCTTAACGCCTTCAAGATCGTCAACACGACAGAGACCGTCGGCGCCTTCACCGAAGACCGCGCCTCCGCCATCATGGGACGCTTCGGCGCCAGGGCGCGCATGATTCCCGTCACCGTCGAAGTAACGCAACCCCCAGCCACCTCTTCCGCCGGAGCGGCAGCAAAGACGAAGACCTTCCGCTTCGAGGTGCTCGACAACCGCCAGCTCACCCCATCCGCGATGCTCGTCTCTGTCTATCAGAGCCTCCAGGGCACCAACACCGCAGCCGCCGAGATGAGCTATCAGCTCACCGGAGAGCTCAGCGTCGCCGGGCAGCCCACCATTCATCTGGCCGGCATGGTCGCGCAAAACGATCTCAATCCCGCTGCCATCAACGCTGCGCTCTTCGTCAACGACCGCTTCAGCCGCGTCTACGGCAACGCACTCGAGCAGCCCGTTGTCACCGGCCTCAAGCTGCGTATGGAAGGCATCCCCGAGCGTCGCACCGCCGTCATCGAGTCCGCGCGTCTCAGCACCATCGAGGCACGCCCCGGCGACACCATCGAAGTTGAAGCCACCATCGCTCCCTACCAGTCCGAAGCCAGGGTCGTGCGCCTGAAAGTTCCCCTGCCGCCCGATCTCTCGCCAGGCCAGATCCGCGTGCTCATCAGCGATGGAGCCGCCGTCGATCGCATCGCCACAGGACAAGGACAGCAGCGCGCCGTCGGACTGGCCGACACCGTCGCGCAGATCAACCGCATGCACGCCAACGATCGCATCTACGTCACGCTGCTCGACAAGACCGCACAGGCCGTACTCGACGGCCAGGCACTTCCCGGCCTGCCGCTCTCCATGGCCAATGTCCTCGCTCCACTCAAGGACGCGCAGAAGATGCAGCTCAGCGGCGAAAGCATGGTCGAGGCCGCCTCCGCCTCCACGGGCTATGCCATCAGCGGCTCGCAGGTCCTCAATCTCACTGTCCGCTAA
- a CDS encoding NAD(P)-dependent alcohol dehydrogenase, with amino-acid sequence MNDIHGLAVHAAGAQLLPYKYDAGELKPNEVEIKISHCGVCHSDVHLIDNDWGVSKYPFIPGHEIIGTVIAMGSDVRDRTVGQRVGVGWQADSCGICEWCLQGDEHLCAQSQPTCVGRNGGFAEKVRVNSRFAIPVPDALDSENASPLLCGGITVYSPLRNHGVRPSSRVGVIGIGGLGHMGIQFARAFGAEVTAFSTTKDKEDEARQLGAHHFVNTRDTGALKKVAGGFDFLLSTVSADQDWASYINALRPKGTLCIVGVPPSGIQLQAFPLISGQRAVSGSPTGSPRDLHEMLNVAARHKVKAITERFAMSKANDAVARVKKNQVRYRAVLAN; translated from the coding sequence ATGAATGACATCCATGGATTGGCTGTGCACGCGGCCGGTGCGCAACTGCTGCCCTACAAGTACGATGCTGGCGAGCTGAAGCCCAACGAGGTTGAGATCAAGATCTCCCACTGCGGCGTCTGTCACAGCGACGTCCATCTCATCGACAACGACTGGGGCGTCAGCAAGTATCCCTTCATTCCCGGCCACGAGATCATCGGCACCGTCATCGCCATGGGTTCGGATGTCCGCGACCGCACCGTCGGTCAGCGCGTTGGCGTCGGCTGGCAGGCCGACAGTTGCGGCATCTGCGAGTGGTGCCTCCAGGGCGACGAGCATCTCTGCGCCCAGTCCCAGCCCACCTGTGTCGGACGCAACGGCGGCTTTGCCGAAAAAGTCCGCGTCAACTCGCGCTTCGCCATTCCCGTGCCTGACGCGCTCGATAGCGAAAACGCCTCGCCGCTGCTCTGCGGAGGCATCACTGTCTACAGCCCGCTCCGCAACCACGGCGTTCGCCCCTCATCGCGCGTCGGGGTCATCGGCATTGGCGGCCTGGGACACATGGGCATCCAGTTCGCCCGCGCCTTCGGAGCCGAGGTCACCGCCTTCTCCACCACAAAGGACAAAGAAGACGAAGCTCGCCAGCTCGGCGCACATCACTTCGTCAACACCCGCGATACCGGCGCGCTCAAGAAAGTCGCCGGTGGGTTCGACTTCCTTCTCTCCACCGTCAGCGCCGATCAGGACTGGGCCAGTTACATTAACGCCCTGCGTCCCAAGGGAACACTCTGCATCGTCGGTGTACCGCCCTCCGGCATCCAGCTGCAGGCCTTCCCACTCATCTCCGGACAGCGCGCCGTCTCCGGCAGTCCTACCGGCAGCCCACGCGATCTCCACGAGATGCTCAACGTCGCCGCGCGCCACAAGGTCAAGGCCATCACCGAGCGCTTCGCCATGTCCAAAGCCAACGACGCCGTCGCCAGGGTCAAGAAGAACCAGGTGCGCTACCGCGCCGTGCTCGCCAACTAA